Proteins encoded together in one Rossellomorea sp. y25 window:
- the xseA gene encoding exodeoxyribonuclease VII large subunit, which yields MELDQSRYLTVQALTKYIKRKFDRDPHLSNLFVRGEISNFKRHSSGHMYFTLKDEKARILSVMFSSNNQSMKFRPENGMNVLIRGDVSVYESGGQYQIYVKEMQPDGIGELYLAYEQLKEKLEKAGYFDQSRKRMIPKFPKRIAVVTSPTGAAIRDIITTIKRRYPIGEILVFPALVQGEQAAGSIAGAIRKVNDQGDIDVVIIGRGGGSIEELWAFNEEIVAKAVVESIVPVISAVGHETDFTIADFVADLRAPTPTAAGELAVPHIDDLLERIMNRKLRLIKAFKTKLQSERSRLNSLTKSYALRNPRNLYQQKIETVDRLTDQLQKSISLHVRQNRDQLTRLHSRLQRVHPSQLITIQHERVLFMKSRVEKQFKQVLKEKNNRFSSSLSTLHALSPLKIMDRGYSLVYQDDDTLIKSSRQVKAGDRLEINVRDGKIHCEVESVEERENNGKV from the coding sequence ATGGAACTTGATCAATCACGTTATTTAACGGTACAAGCTCTGACAAAATACATAAAACGCAAATTCGATAGGGATCCCCATTTATCCAATCTATTCGTACGGGGGGAAATCTCTAATTTCAAAAGACATTCAAGCGGCCATATGTACTTTACCTTAAAAGACGAAAAAGCCCGTATCTTGTCTGTCATGTTTTCAAGTAATAACCAATCCATGAAATTCAGACCTGAAAATGGGATGAATGTGTTGATTCGGGGGGATGTCTCTGTCTATGAATCGGGTGGTCAATATCAGATTTATGTAAAAGAAATGCAGCCTGACGGAATCGGTGAGCTATATCTGGCCTATGAGCAACTGAAAGAAAAGCTCGAAAAAGCAGGTTATTTTGATCAAAGCCGAAAACGGATGATTCCTAAGTTTCCAAAGCGAATCGCCGTTGTTACCTCCCCTACAGGTGCTGCGATCAGAGACATTATCACAACCATCAAAAGAAGATATCCCATTGGAGAAATCCTCGTTTTTCCTGCTTTGGTTCAAGGGGAGCAAGCGGCAGGATCAATTGCCGGAGCAATAAGAAAGGTAAACGATCAGGGAGATATAGATGTAGTGATTATCGGCCGTGGCGGTGGTTCGATTGAAGAATTATGGGCGTTTAACGAAGAGATCGTGGCCAAAGCCGTCGTTGAGTCAATCGTTCCAGTTATTTCTGCTGTCGGACATGAAACAGACTTTACGATCGCTGACTTTGTAGCCGACCTAAGAGCCCCTACACCAACAGCTGCGGGAGAATTAGCGGTCCCCCACATTGATGATTTGCTGGAAAGAATCATGAATCGGAAATTACGACTGATCAAAGCGTTCAAGACTAAGCTTCAAAGTGAGCGCAGCCGTTTAAATAGTTTAACTAAGTCCTACGCTTTAAGAAATCCGCGTAATCTGTATCAACAAAAAATTGAAACCGTCGACCGTCTGACCGACCAGCTTCAGAAAAGCATAAGCTTGCATGTGAGACAAAACCGTGACCAATTAACCCGGCTTCACTCAAGACTTCAACGTGTGCATCCTTCACAACTCATTACCATTCAACACGAGAGAGTCTTATTTATGAAGTCGAGGGTAGAAAAGCAATTTAAGCAGGTACTGAAAGAAAAGAACAATCGTTTCAGTTCTTCCCTGTCTACCTTGCATGCCCTCAGTCCTTTAAAGATCATGGACAGGGGATACAGCCTGGTTTATCAGGATGATGATACATTGATCAAATCATCCAGGCAAGTCAAAGCTGGTGACCGTCTCGAGATAAATGTCAGGGATGGAAAAATACATTGCGAAGTTGAATCCGTTGAGGAGCGTGAAAATAATGGCAAAGTCTAA
- the spo0A gene encoding sporulation transcription factor Spo0A gives MKSIKVCVVDDNRELTSLLEDYIASQNDMEVVGIAHNGQDCLDLLEEVDPDVLVLDIIMPHLDGLAVLERLREKKSIPNVIMLTAFGQEDVTKKAVDLGASYFILKPFDMENLVSHIRQVSGKSNSIIKKPSSSRMHTEQKPRNLDASITSIIHEIGVPAHIKGYLYLREAISMVYNDIELLGSITKVLYPDIAKKYNTTASRVERAIRHAIEVAWSRGNIDSISSLFGYTVSMSKAKPTNSEFIAMVADKLRLEHMAS, from the coding sequence GTGAAATCGATTAAAGTATGTGTTGTGGATGATAACCGTGAACTGACGTCATTATTGGAAGACTACATTGCTTCACAAAATGATATGGAAGTAGTAGGAATTGCTCATAATGGCCAAGATTGTTTAGATTTGTTAGAAGAAGTGGATCCGGATGTCCTGGTTTTGGATATTATAATGCCTCATTTGGACGGGCTTGCTGTGTTAGAACGACTTCGTGAAAAGAAGAGCATTCCTAATGTCATTATGCTGACAGCCTTCGGTCAAGAAGATGTAACGAAGAAAGCCGTCGACCTTGGAGCTTCTTACTTTATCCTAAAGCCATTTGATATGGAAAATCTAGTGAGTCACATTAGACAAGTCAGCGGTAAATCAAACTCAATCATCAAAAAACCTTCCTCATCCAGAATGCATACCGAGCAGAAACCAAGAAATTTAGATGCAAGTATTACAAGTATCATCCACGAAATAGGCGTTCCGGCACATATTAAAGGGTACTTATATTTAAGGGAAGCGATTTCTATGGTTTATAATGATATTGAATTACTTGGTTCAATTACAAAGGTACTTTACCCTGATATTGCGAAAAAATACAACACTACAGCATCAAGAGTAGAACGGGCGATTCGTCACGCAATTGAAGTGGCTTGGAGCAGAGGGAATATCGATTCAATTTCTTCTTTATTCGGATACACAGTGAGTATGTCCAAGGCTAAGCCGACGAATTCTGAGTTTATCGCTATGGTTGCTGATAAGCTTCGTTTAGAACATATGGCTTCATGA
- a CDS encoding polyprenyl synthetase family protein, translating into MKEFQQQHGELITNHMVETVDSLSMPSNLKRAIIYSLQAGGKRIRPILLLATIKAFNKDPLLGLNTASALEMIHTYSLIHDDLPSMDDDDLRRGKPTNHKMFGEAMAILAGDGLLTYSFQLVAEDKGLTNDNKIRLIGLLAKCAGPEGMVGGQVADIEGENKKLTVRELESIHEHKTGKLLMFSVLAGGIISEAPEEQLQLLEQFAYHIGLAFQIQDDILDIEGSEEIIGKPVGSDESKRKSTYPSLLTIGGAKEKLQFHLKEALSSLDQMTIDSSLLSEIAQLIVARNH; encoded by the coding sequence CTGAAAGAATTTCAACAACAGCATGGAGAATTGATTACCAATCATATGGTCGAGACTGTAGACAGCCTTTCCATGCCCTCTAACTTGAAAAGAGCAATCATCTATTCTTTGCAAGCAGGAGGAAAGAGAATTCGTCCCATCCTCCTTTTGGCAACGATCAAAGCTTTTAACAAGGACCCATTACTCGGGTTGAACACTGCTTCTGCCCTCGAAATGATTCATACCTATTCCTTGATTCATGACGACCTTCCTTCCATGGATGATGACGATTTGAGAAGAGGGAAGCCGACCAATCATAAAATGTTTGGGGAAGCGATGGCGATTTTAGCCGGCGACGGTTTGCTAACCTACAGTTTTCAACTGGTTGCAGAGGACAAGGGCCTTACAAATGATAACAAGATCAGGCTCATCGGTCTTTTAGCAAAGTGTGCGGGACCCGAAGGCATGGTTGGGGGACAAGTAGCGGATATTGAAGGGGAAAATAAGAAGCTTACTGTTAGAGAACTCGAAAGCATTCATGAGCATAAAACAGGTAAGTTACTGATGTTTAGTGTATTAGCAGGCGGGATCATCTCTGAGGCGCCGGAAGAGCAGCTGCAATTACTTGAGCAATTTGCTTATCATATTGGCCTTGCCTTTCAAATCCAGGATGACATTCTTGATATTGAGGGCTCCGAAGAAATTATTGGAAAGCCAGTGGGGAGCGACGAATCCAAACGTAAGAGTACATATCCAAGTCTCTTAACGATAGGAGGAGCGAAGGAAAAGCTTCAATTCCACTTGAAAGAAGCGTTATCCTCACTCGATCAAATGACAATTGATTCCAGTCTCCTTTCCGAAATTGCCCAATTAATCGTTGCCCGGAATCATTAA
- a CDS encoding TlyA family RNA methyltransferase, protein MKVKKQRVDVLLVERGLIETREKAKRAVMAGLVYSNEMRLDKAGEKVSENIPLTIKGKVIPYVSRGGLKLEKALQVFDVDVKDKVMIDIGASTGGFTDCALQNGAKMSYALDVGYNQLAWKLRQDERVVVMERTNFRYVTPTDLQGEMPSFASIDVSFISLSLILPVLKTLLVPGGDCIALIKPQFEAGKNQVGKKGIVRDPAVHKMVIEKIMTLATKEGYHIAGLSYSPITGGDGNIEFLIHLKWSGDASEGESFLTTTPDEVIEEAHHQLKANTQ, encoded by the coding sequence ATGAAAGTAAAAAAACAACGTGTAGACGTACTTCTGGTAGAACGAGGATTAATTGAAACAAGAGAAAAAGCTAAACGGGCTGTCATGGCGGGGCTTGTTTATTCCAATGAAATGAGATTGGACAAGGCCGGAGAAAAAGTAAGTGAAAATATCCCCCTTACGATCAAGGGGAAAGTGATTCCCTATGTGAGCCGTGGTGGCTTAAAGCTGGAAAAAGCTTTACAAGTGTTTGATGTAGACGTAAAGGATAAAGTGATGATTGATATCGGGGCGTCTACGGGAGGATTTACCGATTGTGCTCTGCAAAACGGGGCAAAGATGTCCTATGCCCTTGATGTAGGGTACAATCAGCTTGCCTGGAAGCTTAGACAGGATGAGAGGGTCGTCGTGATGGAAAGAACCAACTTCCGCTACGTCACCCCAACCGATTTACAAGGAGAAATGCCGAGTTTCGCATCCATTGATGTGTCTTTTATTTCTCTTTCTCTTATCTTACCTGTCTTAAAAACACTGTTAGTGCCTGGTGGAGATTGTATCGCTTTAATCAAGCCGCAGTTCGAAGCAGGTAAGAACCAAGTAGGGAAAAAAGGAATAGTAAGGGACCCGGCCGTCCATAAGATGGTGATCGAGAAGATTATGACACTGGCTACCAAAGAAGGCTATCATATCGCCGGTTTGTCTTATTCTCCTATTACGGGAGGAGATGGGAATATCGAATTTCTGATTCATCTGAAATGGTCCGGGGATGCTAGTGAAGGGGAATCTTTCTTAACCACTACGCCGGATGAGGTTATTGAGGAAGCTCATCATCAGTTAAAAGCGAATACACAATAA
- the dxs gene encoding 1-deoxy-D-xylulose-5-phosphate synthase encodes MDLLSIKEPSFLKKMSNEQLEELSQEIRHFLIKNLSKTGGHIGPNLGVVELTVALHKHFSSPKDKIIWDVGHQSYVHKILTGRACQFDTLRQYKGLCGFPKRNESEHDVWETGHSSTSLSAAMGMAIARDVKKEDSFIIPVIGDGALTGGMALEALNHIGHEKKDMIVVLNDNEMSIAPNVGALHSVLGRLRTAGKYNWVKDEMEYILKRIPAVGGKLASTAERVKDSLKYLFVSGMFFEELGFTYLGPIDGHDYNDLSENIQYAKKTKGPVLLHVITKKGKGFHPAESDKQGTWHGTGPYKIDTGDLIKPINAPPSWSGLVSETVRKVAREDERIVAITPAMPVGSKLLGFAEEFPDRMFDVGIAEQHATTVAAGLATQDMKPFLAIYSTFLQRAYDQVVHDICRQNLNVFIGIDRAGLVGADGETHQGVFDIAFLRHLPNMVIMMPKDENEGQHLVNTALQYNDGPIALRYPRGNGYGVPMDPELNTIPIGTWEILKQGTDAAILTFGTTIPMAMEAAADLEKQGLSVRVVNARFIKPMDEKMLKSILEEEMPVLTIEEAVLQGGFGSGVLEFAQEQGFHDAVIDRIGIPDYFIEHGSVKELLNEIGMTKENVVDRILTITPKKQKRA; translated from the coding sequence ATGGATTTATTATCAATAAAGGAGCCTTCTTTTCTTAAAAAGATGTCAAATGAACAATTAGAAGAGCTCAGTCAAGAGATTCGCCATTTCTTAATAAAGAATTTATCTAAGACTGGCGGTCATATTGGTCCAAACTTAGGGGTGGTCGAATTAACAGTTGCCCTTCATAAGCATTTCTCAAGTCCCAAAGATAAAATCATTTGGGATGTTGGTCATCAGTCGTATGTACATAAGATCTTGACTGGCCGTGCCTGTCAGTTTGATACATTGCGACAATACAAAGGGTTATGCGGTTTCCCTAAACGCAATGAAAGCGAGCATGATGTATGGGAAACGGGTCATAGCTCTACTTCACTATCCGCAGCCATGGGTATGGCAATCGCCAGGGATGTCAAAAAAGAAGATTCATTCATCATCCCTGTGATCGGGGATGGTGCCTTAACGGGCGGTATGGCACTCGAGGCACTCAACCACATTGGTCATGAAAAGAAAGATATGATCGTCGTTCTAAATGATAATGAAATGTCCATTGCCCCTAACGTAGGAGCCCTTCACAGTGTTCTTGGCCGATTGCGCACTGCCGGTAAGTACAACTGGGTGAAGGATGAAATGGAATATATCCTTAAACGAATCCCTGCTGTCGGAGGCAAACTGGCAAGTACTGCAGAGCGGGTGAAAGACAGCTTAAAGTATTTATTTGTTTCAGGTATGTTCTTTGAAGAATTAGGATTTACCTATCTTGGGCCAATCGATGGCCACGATTATAATGATCTATCTGAGAACATTCAGTATGCGAAGAAAACAAAAGGACCCGTTCTTTTACACGTTATAACGAAAAAAGGTAAAGGGTTTCATCCTGCTGAATCAGACAAGCAGGGCACATGGCATGGTACAGGTCCATACAAGATTGACACAGGAGACCTGATTAAACCTATAAATGCACCACCTTCCTGGAGTGGGCTTGTAAGTGAGACCGTCAGAAAGGTCGCTCGTGAGGACGAACGAATTGTCGCGATCACTCCAGCCATGCCGGTAGGGTCCAAACTGCTTGGATTTGCTGAAGAATTCCCCGATCGAATGTTTGATGTAGGGATTGCCGAGCAGCATGCCACTACTGTTGCAGCGGGTCTTGCTACCCAGGATATGAAGCCATTCCTGGCCATTTATTCAACATTCCTTCAAAGAGCGTACGACCAAGTGGTTCACGATATTTGCCGACAAAATTTAAATGTTTTCATCGGGATTGACCGTGCCGGCTTAGTCGGTGCCGATGGTGAAACGCATCAGGGTGTATTTGATATCGCCTTTTTAAGGCATCTACCGAATATGGTGATTATGATGCCGAAGGACGAGAACGAGGGCCAACATCTTGTCAATACGGCTCTTCAGTATAATGATGGACCAATTGCGTTACGTTATCCTCGTGGGAATGGATATGGAGTGCCGATGGATCCAGAGCTTAACACGATTCCGATAGGAACATGGGAAATCTTGAAACAAGGAACGGATGCGGCGATCTTGACCTTTGGCACCACCATCCCGATGGCAATGGAAGCGGCTGCTGACCTTGAAAAGCAGGGACTTTCCGTTCGGGTTGTAAACGCACGGTTCATCAAACCGATGGACGAGAAAATGCTCAAAAGTATCCTGGAAGAAGAAATGCCTGTGTTGACAATCGAAGAGGCTGTGCTTCAAGGCGGCTTTGGAAGTGGTGTTCTTGAGTTTGCACAGGAACAAGGCTTCCATGACGCCGTGATTGACCGCATCGGTATTCCTGATTACTTCATCGAGCATGGAAGCGTGAAGGAACTATTGAACGAAATCGGCATGACCAAAGAAAACGTAGTGGATCGCATTTTAACGATCACACCAAAAAAACAAAAAAGGGCTTAA
- the xseB gene encoding exodeoxyribonuclease VII small subunit, translated as MAKSKEELSFETAMEQLEEIVEKLEEGEVPLEKALEFYQKGMDLSKYCHDTLQKAENQLTKMMTDEGEKAFDLDKEE; from the coding sequence ATGGCAAAGTCTAAAGAAGAACTATCATTTGAAACAGCTATGGAACAACTGGAAGAAATTGTTGAGAAATTAGAAGAGGGAGAAGTTCCTTTGGAGAAAGCGTTAGAGTTCTATCAAAAAGGAATGGATCTTTCGAAATACTGTCATGATACGTTGCAAAAAGCAGAAAACCAATTAACGAAAATGATGACAGATGAAGGGGAAAAAGCCTTCGATCTGGATAAGGAGGAATAA
- the spoIVB gene encoding SpoIVB peptidase — protein MSLDWLRKCIGGILLVSLCLIGFYKPVQQFINTPNSVRVMEGDQVALPKATSVTTMGSSDNQHVQFKEEEGKLSIQGSSVGKDEVVFELAGLPIKKVDVEVLKDFKVIPGGQSIGVKLNTVGVLVVGHHLVETEAGKMSPGEKAGIQVGDMITEINGTKIEELADVAPFVQKAGEESKSLDVVIKREQETVKTQLLPLKEKGENNYKLGLYIRDSAAGIGTMTFFDPKSKKYGALGHVISDMDTKKPIVVENGEIVHSEVTSIQKGKDGKPGEKLARFSSDRNVIGNITRNSPFGIFGELNQTIDNDLMDKPMSIALSHQVKEGPAQILTVVDGKDVEMYDIEIVSTIPQKYPATKGMVLKVTDPKLLEKTGGIVQGMSGSPIIQNGKVIGAVTHVFVNDPTSGYGVHIEWMLSEAGIDIYKKNHDRAS, from the coding sequence TTGAGTTTAGATTGGTTAAGAAAATGTATAGGTGGAATTCTCCTTGTTTCGCTTTGTCTTATTGGTTTTTACAAACCGGTTCAACAATTTATCAATACACCGAACTCTGTAAGGGTAATGGAAGGGGATCAAGTTGCTCTCCCTAAGGCTACATCCGTTACAACGATGGGTTCTTCTGATAATCAACATGTTCAATTTAAAGAAGAGGAAGGTAAGCTCTCGATTCAAGGAAGTTCTGTAGGTAAGGATGAAGTTGTCTTTGAATTAGCTGGTTTACCCATAAAAAAAGTCGATGTAGAAGTGCTGAAAGATTTCAAGGTGATCCCGGGTGGTCAATCCATCGGGGTGAAATTAAATACTGTCGGGGTGTTGGTGGTAGGTCACCATTTAGTTGAAACAGAGGCTGGTAAGATGTCCCCCGGCGAAAAAGCGGGAATACAAGTGGGAGATATGATAACAGAAATAAATGGAACGAAAATTGAAGAGCTTGCGGATGTTGCTCCTTTTGTTCAGAAAGCAGGAGAAGAATCCAAATCTTTAGACGTTGTGATTAAGCGTGAACAAGAGACCGTAAAAACTCAATTGCTTCCGTTAAAAGAAAAAGGGGAAAATAACTACAAATTAGGCTTGTATATTCGTGATTCTGCAGCTGGAATCGGCACAATGACGTTCTTCGATCCGAAGTCCAAGAAATATGGGGCACTGGGACATGTCATTTCAGACATGGATACAAAAAAACCGATTGTGGTTGAAAACGGAGAAATCGTTCATTCAGAAGTAACGTCCATTCAAAAAGGAAAGGACGGAAAACCTGGTGAGAAATTAGCCCGTTTTTCTTCTGATCGAAACGTAATCGGGAACATAACCCGAAACAGTCCATTCGGGATTTTTGGAGAATTAAACCAAACCATTGATAACGACCTGATGGATAAACCGATGTCCATCGCTCTTTCCCACCAAGTAAAAGAAGGACCTGCCCAGATATTGACTGTGGTAGATGGGAAAGATGTAGAAATGTACGATATTGAAATTGTCAGTACCATTCCTCAGAAATATCCGGCAACAAAAGGGATGGTTTTAAAAGTGACAGATCCCAAGCTGTTGGAGAAAACAGGTGGAATCGTCCAAGGCATGAGTGGAAGTCCCATCATTCAAAACGGAAAAGTCATCGGGGCTGTCACACATGTATTTGTAAACGATCCGACAAGCGGGTATGGTGTACACATTGAATGGATGCTCAGTGAAGCTGGAATCGATATTTACAAGAAAAATCATGACCGAGCAAGCTAA
- the recN gene encoding DNA repair protein RecN: MLQELSIKNFAIIESLSLSFEEGLTVLSGETGAGKSIIIDAIHLLVGGRGSSEYVRHGEKKAEIEGLFILDNETHPCFLKAASFGIEIEEGMIILRRDISSSGKSVCRINGKLVTIAIMREIGASLIDIHGQHEHQELMNESLHLSLLDQFGGKEIASGLSSYGEVYKEYLSIYKQLNRLNENEQEMAHRLDLIQFQLKEIHDANLQLNEDDELQEEKRKLMNFEKLFEALQTSYDSIQGERKGLDWTGLAMSHLETAAEVDSQYEKTLESVSNAFYMLEDAAHQVRGELDQLEFEPNRLDLIEARLNEINGLKRKYGSSVEEILAYSSKIEEEIETIMNKDSHVEHLQSKLQSLEKDLSLEAKNLSQTRKQWAKKLTASIHEQLKQLYMDKTKFEVRFVKSGENESFSFQHFKKDGWDTVEFYISTNPGEPLKPLSKVASGGELSRIMLAMKTIFSKHQGITSIIFDEVDTGVSGRVAQAIAEKIYQVAIHSQVMCISHLPQVAAMADCHLFISKKLSGGRTSTMVKRLREKEKIKEISRMISGVEITDLTLEHAKELLQLAGSIKET; this comes from the coding sequence TTGCTACAAGAACTATCAATCAAAAATTTCGCCATAATCGAATCCCTCTCTCTTTCCTTTGAAGAAGGTCTGACCGTTTTATCAGGTGAGACTGGTGCAGGTAAGTCGATTATCATTGATGCCATTCATTTACTGGTTGGTGGAAGAGGATCCTCAGAATACGTGCGGCATGGGGAGAAAAAGGCTGAAATTGAAGGGTTATTTATTCTTGATAATGAAACTCATCCTTGCTTTCTTAAAGCAGCGAGCTTCGGGATAGAGATCGAAGAAGGAATGATCATTCTTCGACGGGATATCTCGAGCAGTGGAAAAAGTGTTTGCAGAATCAATGGTAAGCTCGTGACGATTGCGATTATGAGGGAAATCGGGGCTTCACTTATTGATATACATGGACAGCATGAGCATCAAGAACTGATGAATGAAAGCCTGCATCTTTCCTTACTGGATCAATTTGGAGGGAAAGAGATTGCTTCTGGTCTCTCGAGTTACGGGGAAGTATATAAAGAGTACCTTTCCATTTATAAGCAGCTTAACAGGCTCAATGAGAACGAGCAGGAGATGGCGCATCGTTTGGATCTGATTCAGTTTCAGCTGAAAGAAATTCATGATGCAAACCTGCAATTAAATGAAGATGATGAGCTGCAGGAAGAGAAAAGGAAGCTTATGAACTTTGAAAAGCTTTTTGAGGCGTTGCAGACGTCCTATGACAGCATTCAAGGTGAGAGAAAAGGGCTTGACTGGACTGGACTTGCTATGAGTCATCTCGAGACAGCTGCAGAAGTGGATTCTCAATATGAAAAGACTCTGGAATCTGTTTCGAATGCTTTTTATATGCTTGAAGACGCTGCTCACCAAGTAAGGGGAGAGTTAGATCAGCTGGAATTTGAACCAAACCGTTTGGATCTCATTGAGGCGAGACTGAATGAGATTAACGGTTTAAAGAGAAAGTATGGTTCTTCTGTAGAAGAAATTCTGGCATATAGTTCAAAGATCGAAGAAGAAATTGAAACCATCATGAACAAAGATTCACATGTGGAACATTTACAAAGCAAATTACAATCACTCGAGAAAGATTTATCATTAGAGGCGAAAAATCTGTCGCAGACAAGAAAGCAGTGGGCGAAAAAATTAACTGCAAGTATTCATGAGCAGCTAAAGCAACTTTATATGGATAAAACGAAATTTGAAGTTCGCTTTGTGAAAAGTGGAGAAAATGAATCGTTTTCCTTTCAGCATTTTAAAAAGGATGGTTGGGACACAGTGGAGTTTTACATATCCACCAATCCAGGGGAGCCTTTAAAGCCGTTATCCAAAGTTGCTTCAGGTGGGGAGCTTTCCCGCATTATGTTAGCTATGAAGACGATCTTTTCAAAGCACCAGGGAATTACCTCCATCATTTTTGATGAGGTCGATACAGGAGTAAGTGGAAGAGTCGCACAGGCGATCGCTGAAAAAATTTATCAGGTCGCCATTCATTCCCAGGTGATGTGTATATCTCACTTACCGCAAGTAGCTGCAATGGCAGATTGTCACTTGTTTATTTCGAAAAAACTTTCAGGCGGCAGAACGAGTACAATGGTTAAACGTCTTCGAGAGAAGGAAAAGATCAAAGAAATCTCCAGGATGATTTCAGGAGTGGAAATTACAGATTTAACATTGGAACACGCAAAGGAATTGTTGCAATTAGCAGGATCCATAAAAGAAACATGA
- the argR gene encoding transcriptional regulator ArgR encodes MNKGQRHIKIREIITNRDVETQDELVESLKNAGFNVTQATVSRDIKELHLVKVPLMDGRYKYSLPADQRFNPLQKLKRTLTDAFVKVDQAGHMLVMKTLPGNANAIGALIDNLDWEEILGTICGDDTCLIICRTEEETKIVSERFLDML; translated from the coding sequence ATGAACAAAGGGCAAAGACATATTAAAATAAGAGAAATCATTACGAATAGAGATGTGGAAACACAGGATGAGTTAGTGGAAAGCCTTAAAAATGCAGGATTTAATGTGACCCAGGCTACCGTGTCGAGGGATATTAAAGAATTGCATTTAGTTAAAGTGCCGTTGATGGATGGGAGATACAAATATAGTTTGCCTGCTGATCAGCGCTTTAATCCCCTGCAAAAACTTAAGCGTACCCTGACGGATGCGTTTGTCAAAGTGGACCAAGCCGGGCATATGCTGGTCATGAAGACTCTACCTGGTAATGCTAATGCGATCGGTGCTTTAATTGATAACTTGGACTGGGAAGAGATTTTAGGGACGATTTGTGGAGATGACACATGTTTGATCATCTGCCGCACTGAAGAAGAGACGAAGATTGTTTCAGAACGTTTTTTAGATATGCTTTAA
- the folD gene encoding bifunctional methylenetetrahydrofolate dehydrogenase/methenyltetrahydrofolate cyclohydrolase FolD, which yields MTASIIDGKLIAGHYREQLKSQIGELEKKGITPGLAVILVGDNHASHSYVKMKRKACSNLGIHSELYQYESSLTQDELLNKIEELNEQSHIHGILVQLPLPEHIDPITVIEKISPSKDVDGFHPVSIGKMVTNQDTFYSCTPLGIMKMLEYENISVEGKHVVILGRSNIVGKPAGHLFLNRNATVTYCHSKTKNMSSYTKQADIIVSAVGKANLIGAEDIKSGAVVIDVGMNRDENGGLCGDVNFSEVKEKAGKITPVPGGVGPMTIAMLLYNTVKSAEWAARNRQNR from the coding sequence ATGACAGCTTCTATAATTGATGGCAAACTCATTGCAGGTCATTATCGTGAACAATTAAAAAGTCAGATCGGGGAGCTGGAGAAAAAGGGTATCACTCCAGGCTTGGCTGTTATCCTGGTAGGGGATAACCATGCTTCTCATTCATATGTCAAAATGAAGAGAAAAGCGTGCAGTAATCTTGGCATTCATTCAGAGCTCTATCAATATGAATCCAGTTTGACTCAAGACGAACTGCTGAATAAAATAGAAGAGTTAAATGAACAGAGCCATATCCATGGAATTCTAGTTCAACTGCCTCTCCCTGAGCATATTGATCCAATAACCGTGATTGAAAAGATTTCTCCATCTAAAGATGTGGACGGATTTCATCCCGTTTCGATCGGGAAAATGGTCACAAATCAAGATACCTTCTATTCCTGTACGCCGCTTGGAATCATGAAGATGCTTGAATATGAAAACATCTCAGTAGAAGGTAAACACGTCGTGATTTTAGGAAGAAGTAACATTGTTGGAAAGCCGGCAGGCCACTTATTCTTGAATCGTAATGCGACGGTTACGTATTGTCATTCGAAGACAAAGAATATGTCATCATACACAAAGCAAGCTGATATTATCGTATCTGCAGTAGGAAAGGCGAATTTAATCGGCGCAGAAGATATTAAGTCTGGAGCCGTCGTCATTGACGTCGGAATGAACCGTGATGAAAACGGCGGACTTTGTGGAGATGTGAATTTTTCAGAAGTGAAGGAAAAGGCTGGGAAAATCACACCTGTTCCTGGTGGTGTCGGTCCTATGACCATTGCGATGTTACTGTACAATACAGTGAAATCTGCAGAATGGGCCGCTCGGAATCGCCAAAACCGCTAA